Proteins encoded in a region of the Halodesulfovibrio marinisediminis DSM 17456 genome:
- the ilvB gene encoding acetolactate synthase large subunit, with the protein MQEMTGAECTVRLLERQGITTISGIPGGANLPLYDALSRSEKITHILARHEQGAGFIAQGMARTTGKPAVCLATSGPGATNIVTAIADAKLDSVPLVCITGQVPTPLIGTDAFQEVDTYGMSIPITKHNFLVRSAKELLRVIPEAFRIAASGRPGPVLVDIPRDVQLEEISIDAFPEPAVADEPPVVVDADIETAAKMINSAARPVLWVGGGVVAAQADVMCKKLAEKASMPVTMTLMGLSVIPRDHDLNIGMLGMHAERYTNMVMEGCDLIIAAGVRFDDRATGKVNEFCPNAKVIHIDIDHCELDKLRSASLGILGDIRDVFSRLLPQIDAKSRKEWIGYIAALKSAFPPHAPSDSGFESPQKFIRLVGELADDSTIVTTDVGKHQMWTAQSYPFTGGRQWLTSGGLGTMGFGLPVAIGAALAAPDKKVICFSGDGSILMNMQELATAVEHNVDVTIVLFNNQCLGLVHQQQELFFKGNCFSSEFPVALDYVAILRGFGWHVCDLAEECSEEIVAQALATQGPCLIHMPVSREEKVLPMVPPGAANRIMIGGDTNG; encoded by the coding sequence ATGCAAGAAATGACCGGCGCAGAATGTACGGTTCGCCTTTTAGAGCGGCAGGGCATCACGACTATTTCAGGTATCCCGGGTGGGGCTAACCTGCCATTGTACGATGCGTTATCACGTAGTGAAAAGATTACGCATATTCTTGCTCGGCATGAGCAAGGAGCTGGGTTTATTGCACAGGGGATGGCACGAACAACAGGAAAACCTGCGGTTTGTCTTGCTACATCCGGTCCCGGTGCAACAAACATTGTGACTGCCATTGCAGATGCTAAATTAGATTCCGTTCCTCTTGTTTGTATTACTGGGCAGGTACCGACTCCTCTGATTGGTACTGATGCATTCCAAGAAGTAGACACCTACGGGATGTCTATTCCCATCACAAAGCATAACTTTCTTGTACGCTCGGCTAAAGAGCTCCTTAGAGTAATCCCAGAAGCGTTCCGTATTGCTGCTTCAGGTCGTCCAGGTCCTGTTCTGGTTGATATTCCACGTGATGTTCAGCTGGAAGAGATTTCCATTGATGCGTTTCCAGAACCAGCCGTAGCTGATGAACCACCGGTAGTTGTGGATGCAGATATTGAAACAGCCGCTAAAATGATCAATAGCGCAGCACGCCCGGTGTTGTGGGTTGGTGGCGGTGTTGTAGCAGCTCAAGCGGATGTTATGTGCAAAAAGCTTGCTGAAAAGGCCTCAATGCCTGTGACTATGACCCTGATGGGCTTGAGTGTTATTCCTCGGGATCATGATTTGAATATCGGCATGTTGGGTATGCATGCTGAGCGCTACACCAATATGGTTATGGAAGGCTGTGATTTGATTATTGCTGCCGGTGTTCGGTTTGATGATCGTGCAACGGGTAAAGTAAACGAGTTCTGCCCGAACGCGAAAGTTATTCATATTGATATCGACCATTGCGAACTCGATAAGCTCCGTTCTGCAAGTCTTGGCATTCTTGGCGATATTCGTGACGTATTTTCAAGATTGCTTCCGCAAATTGATGCTAAGTCACGAAAAGAATGGATTGGGTACATTGCAGCGCTCAAGTCAGCTTTTCCTCCTCATGCCCCGTCTGATAGTGGTTTTGAGTCCCCGCAGAAATTTATTCGCCTTGTGGGTGAACTTGCCGATGACTCAACTATTGTTACAACGGATGTAGGGAAGCATCAGATGTGGACCGCGCAAAGTTATCCGTTTACCGGCGGTCGTCAGTGGCTTACATCCGGTGGCCTCGGCACAATGGGGTTCGGTTTGCCTGTAGCTATAGGAGCTGCGCTTGCGGCGCCGGATAAAAAAGTTATCTGCTTCAGCGGCGATGGAAGTATCTTGATGAATATGCAGGAGCTTGCGACCGCGGTAGAGCACAATGTTGATGTGACTATTGTTCTGTTCAATAATCAGTGTCTTGGCTTGGTACATCAGCAGCAGGAACTGTTCTTTAAAGGTAACTGCTTTTCATCTGAGTTCCCTGTTGCCTTGGATTATGTTGCTATCTTACGCGGGTTCGGCTGGCATGTTTGTGACTTGGCAGAAGAATGTAGTGAAGAGATTGTTGCACAGGCGTTA
- a CDS encoding TVP38/TMEM64 family protein, translated as MSSSQKKVFINLAVIGLLVAVVLTLRKLGIAEVLEPEWVDTYIRNTGIQGVALFIGIAAMLTGMGIPRQLSAFCAGYAFGAVHGFLTAITAVTLGCICCFWIARLLGQETINRKFPNHLQGINGFLHSSPFQTAMIVRLLPVGSNLATNVIAGVSNIRPLPFVAGSSFGYMPQTLIFSLLGSGVTVEPVLRTSISAALFILSSALGVRLYKKYRALSSQFEQNI; from the coding sequence ATGTCTTCAAGTCAAAAAAAAGTTTTTATCAACCTTGCAGTGATTGGACTGCTGGTTGCCGTTGTACTCACACTACGCAAACTCGGCATTGCCGAGGTATTAGAGCCTGAGTGGGTCGATACATACATTCGGAACACAGGAATACAGGGGGTTGCCCTGTTTATCGGAATCGCCGCCATGCTCACAGGCATGGGGATTCCAAGACAACTTTCTGCCTTTTGTGCAGGATACGCTTTTGGCGCCGTGCACGGATTTTTAACTGCCATTACGGCTGTTACACTCGGCTGCATATGCTGCTTTTGGATTGCACGCCTTCTGGGTCAGGAAACCATTAACCGCAAATTTCCAAACCATCTGCAAGGCATTAACGGCTTCCTGCATAGCTCACCGTTCCAAACAGCAATGATTGTACGCCTGCTTCCCGTCGGCAGTAACCTAGCTACAAACGTTATCGCCGGAGTAAGCAACATTCGCCCGCTGCCATTTGTGGCTGGTTCTTCTTTCGGCTATATGCCGCAGACTCTCATTTTCTCTCTTTTGGGAAGTGGCGTCACAGTAGAACCAGTACTCCGTACCAGCATAAGTGCAGCACTTTTTATACTCTCTTCCGCCCTCGGCGTGCGGTTGTATAAAAAATACCGCGCTCTTTCTTCCCAGTTTGAGCAGAACATTTAA
- a CDS encoding glycosyltransferase family 2 protein, translating to MTNINSLSIIVPVFNEEDNLPLLFNEIKKALSPLDKEWQVIFVDDGSSDNSLQVIRSMSEEHPEAKYVAFAENCGQSAAFKAGFDAADTDVVITIDADLQNDPADIPALLREYERGYNMVIGWRHKRQDTLQKKVASKIGNAIRNKLSRETVKDTGCSLKVMDTKMVQQIPMLTGMHRFLPTLMKMQGATVSEVPVNHRHRQHGESKYGILDRAKATILDLLAIRWMQSRHFRYYIKDHNL from the coding sequence ATGACAAATATTAATTCTCTATCTATAATTGTACCTGTATTTAATGAAGAAGATAATCTTCCACTCCTCTTCAATGAAATAAAAAAGGCACTCTCCCCACTCGACAAAGAATGGCAAGTAATTTTTGTCGATGACGGCAGTTCTGACAACAGCCTTCAGGTTATCCGCTCCATGAGCGAAGAGCATCCTGAAGCAAAGTACGTTGCGTTTGCCGAAAACTGTGGCCAGTCTGCTGCGTTTAAAGCAGGTTTTGATGCTGCAGATACTGACGTTGTTATTACTATCGATGCAGACCTGCAGAATGACCCTGCGGATATTCCAGCCCTTCTTCGCGAATACGAACGTGGTTACAACATGGTAATCGGTTGGCGCCATAAGCGTCAGGATACATTGCAGAAAAAGGTTGCTTCTAAAATCGGCAATGCAATCCGTAACAAGCTAAGCCGCGAAACTGTAAAAGATACCGGTTGCTCCCTTAAAGTTATGGATACCAAAATGGTTCAGCAGATCCCTATGCTTACCGGCATGCACAGATTCCTGCCTACACTTATGAAAATGCAGGGTGCAACAGTATCTGAAGTACCAGTTAACCACAGACACCGTCAGCATGGCGAATCCAAATACGGTATCCTCGACAGAGCAAAAGCGACTATTCTTGATTTGTTAGCTATTCGCTGGATGCAGAGCCGCCATTTCCGTTACTATATTAAAGATCACAACTTATAA